In Acidobacteriota bacterium, a single genomic region encodes these proteins:
- a CDS encoding TonB-dependent siderophore receptor — protein sequence MSRFAFFLLICALLAMTLTASTVVAQTPDDADQEAVSEEAEEATPDEVTEDEIVVVGKYLYSDQVKALRTPTPILDVPQSLSISTADQLAQQGFLSIGEIVSYTPGVNTSQGEGHRDAIVFRGVRSTADFFIDGVRDDVQYYRPLYNLDQVEILRGPNALLFGRGGTGGILNRVTKKGLLGESFTSYQAGTDSFGEFNVQVDGNFGVTDKRAFRVNAFFESLDNHRDFYDGERIGINPTAKFELSPSTTLDLSYEYADHQRFVDRGIPTGDDGRPVEALEDVVFGDPELNTTELEAHLLRATIEHLFTDRVKGNFSAFYGDYDKLYQNFYANDYDPATNIVELDGYVDTTERQNFILSGDLISEFETGSAGHTVIVGTEYIDTSSDQDRFNSFFDTSAADGTRTDRAEFFATRNILRNGVGVLADGRVATNSFTTDLNDDTRVGIEVISFYVQDEIELSEKFDIILGARFDSFDIEVFNVPANDTRTRKDEEVSPRLGFVFKPQENISLYGSYSEAFLPRSGEQFANINGDNNRLDPNTFANLEAGVKWDFSKRLSLTAALFEIEQESPVVSDSDAGTFDIIETSVDGFEAQLQGQLTDRWFISAGYSYLDGEQADGIRRPRELPENMFSVWNNLQVTDVFALGFGLTYQDESFINNSNSAVLPSYTRVDAAAYYDFSETLRIQLNVENLTDELYFPNSHSTHQATVGAPLNASLSIRGRF from the coding sequence ATGTCACGATTTGCCTTTTTCCTGCTCATTTGTGCCCTGCTCGCCATGACGCTCACGGCGTCGACGGTCGTTGCTCAGACCCCTGACGATGCCGATCAAGAGGCCGTCTCGGAGGAAGCCGAGGAGGCGACTCCCGATGAGGTCACCGAGGACGAAATCGTCGTCGTCGGGAAGTACCTCTACAGCGATCAGGTCAAAGCCCTCAGGACCCCGACGCCGATCCTCGACGTGCCCCAGAGTCTGTCGATTTCCACCGCCGACCAGCTTGCCCAGCAGGGCTTCTTGAGCATCGGCGAGATCGTCAGCTACACCCCGGGCGTCAATACTTCCCAGGGCGAAGGCCACCGCGATGCGATCGTCTTCCGGGGGGTCCGCTCGACGGCTGATTTCTTCATCGACGGCGTGCGCGATGACGTGCAGTACTACCGTCCGCTCTACAACCTGGATCAGGTGGAGATCCTGCGCGGTCCGAACGCGCTGCTCTTCGGCCGTGGTGGCACCGGTGGGATCTTGAACCGCGTCACCAAGAAGGGTCTTCTCGGCGAGAGCTTCACCAGCTATCAGGCCGGGACCGACTCGTTCGGCGAGTTCAACGTGCAGGTCGATGGCAACTTCGGGGTCACCGACAAGCGCGCCTTCCGGGTCAACGCTTTCTTCGAGAGTCTCGACAACCATCGCGACTTCTACGATGGCGAGCGCATCGGCATCAACCCGACGGCCAAGTTCGAGCTGTCGCCGTCGACCACCCTCGACCTGTCCTACGAGTACGCCGACCACCAGCGCTTCGTCGACCGCGGTATTCCGACCGGGGATGACGGCCGTCCGGTGGAAGCTCTCGAGGACGTGGTCTTCGGTGATCCGGAGCTCAACACGACGGAGCTCGAGGCGCACCTGCTGCGCGCCACCATCGAGCACCTCTTCACCGACCGGGTGAAGGGCAACTTCAGCGCCTTCTACGGTGACTACGACAAGCTCTACCAGAACTTCTACGCCAACGACTACGATCCGGCGACCAACATCGTCGAGCTCGATGGCTACGTCGACACCACCGAGCGTCAGAACTTCATTCTGTCGGGCGACCTGATCAGCGAGTTCGAAACCGGCAGTGCGGGTCACACCGTGATCGTCGGCACCGAGTACATCGACACCTCGTCGGATCAGGATCGCTTCAATTCGTTCTTCGATACCTCCGCCGCTGACGGCACGCGCACCGACCGGGCGGAGTTCTTCGCCACCCGCAACATCCTGCGCAACGGTGTCGGCGTGCTGGCCGATGGTCGCGTCGCGACCAACAGCTTCACCACCGATCTCAACGACGACACCCGGGTCGGCATCGAGGTGATCTCGTTCTACGTTCAGGACGAGATCGAGCTGTCGGAAAAGTTCGACATCATCCTCGGCGCCCGTTTCGACAGCTTCGACATCGAGGTGTTCAACGTGCCGGCGAACGACACGCGCACCCGCAAGGACGAAGAGGTCTCGCCGCGCCTCGGCTTCGTGTTCAAGCCGCAGGAGAACATCTCCCTCTACGGCAGCTACAGCGAGGCCTTCCTGCCGCGTAGCGGCGAGCAGTTCGCCAATATCAACGGCGACAACAACCGGCTGGACCCGAACACCTTCGCCAACCTCGAGGCGGGCGTGAAGTGGGACTTCAGCAAGCGTCTGAGCCTGACGGCGGCGCTCTTCGAGATCGAGCAGGAGTCGCCGGTGGTGTCCGATTCGGACGCCGGCACCTTCGACATCATCGAGACCTCTGTCGACGGTTTCGAGGCGCAGCTCCAGGGCCAGTTGACGGACCGCTGGTTCATCTCGGCCGGCTACAGCTACCTCGATGGTGAGCAGGCGGACGGTATCCGTCGTCCCCGCGAGCTGCCCGAGAACATGTTCTCGGTGTGGAACAACCTTCAGGTGACGGACGTCTTCGCCCTCGGCTTCGGTCTGACGTACCAGGACGAGAGCTTCATCAACAACAGCAATAGCGCGGTCCTGCCGAGCTACACGCGCGTTGATGCGGCGGCCTACTACGACTTCTCCGAGACCCTGCGGATTCAGCTCAACGTCGAAAACCTGACCGACGAGCTCTACTTCCCGAACTCCCACAGTACCCATCAGGCGACGGTGGGAGCTCCCCTCAACGCCAGCCTGTCGATCCGGGGTCGGTTCTAG
- a CDS encoding serine hydrolase produces MIQKILPLALGLFTLLACQPPVAGAARPLKVTEAGSRAVQQVDLPAWPQQEWQRAATPELLGWSSSRLDAARAYAEDIGTQSFLLIDRGVVVQQWGDVTKPYQVYSIRKSLVSALVGMALEETDLRLDNTLEDLAIDDDPPLDQGEKQARLADLLSSRSGVYHRAAYEAARHARNRPQRGAHRPGDFFYYNNWDFNALGTIVSRALGGDLFELMQRRLAEPLGMQDFSLERTEYRREKASRHPAYLLEMSARDLARFGLLYLRRGSWREQRLLTADWVDLSTRTHSPGATENRGYGYLWWTYPRYGSQYAASGSGGQLVLVLPDRDLVMVHLARENAFGQGGVEAREFWQLFGRVMAAKDSASAESR; encoded by the coding sequence GTGATTCAGAAGATCCTTCCCCTCGCCCTCGGCCTGTTCACCCTTCTCGCTTGTCAACCACCGGTTGCCGGGGCCGCCCGCCCTTTGAAAGTGACCGAGGCCGGCAGTCGGGCCGTGCAACAGGTCGACCTGCCGGCCTGGCCGCAGCAGGAGTGGCAGCGAGCGGCGACCCCCGAGCTGCTCGGTTGGTCGTCGAGCCGACTCGATGCGGCGCGCGCCTACGCCGAGGACATCGGCACCCAGTCTTTCCTGTTGATCGATCGCGGGGTGGTCGTTCAGCAGTGGGGCGACGTCACCAAGCCTTACCAGGTCTATTCGATTCGCAAGAGCCTGGTCAGCGCGCTGGTCGGCATGGCCCTCGAGGAGACCGACCTGCGGTTGGACAACACTCTCGAAGATCTTGCCATCGACGATGATCCGCCCCTCGACCAGGGTGAGAAGCAAGCTCGCCTGGCCGATCTGCTGAGCTCGCGGTCGGGGGTCTACCATCGCGCCGCCTACGAGGCGGCCCGTCATGCGCGCAATCGACCGCAGCGGGGCGCGCACCGGCCCGGTGACTTCTTCTACTACAACAATTGGGACTTCAATGCGCTGGGGACGATCGTCAGTCGGGCCCTCGGCGGGGATCTGTTCGAGCTGATGCAGCGGCGCCTGGCAGAGCCCCTCGGGATGCAGGACTTTTCCCTCGAACGCACCGAGTATCGCCGCGAGAAGGCGTCCCGACATCCGGCCTATCTGCTCGAGATGTCGGCTCGCGATCTGGCCCGTTTCGGTCTCCTCTATCTGCGCCGAGGGAGCTGGCGCGAGCAGCGGCTCCTGACGGCGGACTGGGTCGATCTCAGCACTCGGACCCACAGTCCGGGAGCCACCGAGAACCGTGGCTACGGCTACCTCTGGTGGACCTATCCGCGCTACGGGTCGCAGTACGCCGCTTCCGGCAGCGGCGGCCAGCTCGTCTTGGTCTTGCCGGATCGGGACTTGGTGATGGTTCACCTCGCCCGCGAGAATGCCTTCGGCCAGGGCGGTGTCGAAGCCCGCGAGTTCTGGCAGCTCTTCGGCCGGGTGATGGCGGCGAAGGACTCTGCGTCCGCGGAATCGCGGTAG